In Primulina eburnea isolate SZY01 chromosome 14, ASM2296580v1, whole genome shotgun sequence, the following proteins share a genomic window:
- the LOC140811148 gene encoding uncharacterized protein: MDVTATPIETLLKKFQLFRPPTLKGTESAVECESWLDDIEMLFDSLEYTDERRVKLVGHQLQKVAKNWWLTTKRALEHRGTEITWKVFKAEFYQRFFPVSYRKDKGAKFANLRQGQLNIEEYVAKFSTLLRFAVHVAESDEAMVDQFINGLNPEIFTFVNTG; this comes from the coding sequence atggatgtgaccGCTACTCCGATTGAGACTTTATTGAAAAAGTTTCAGTTGTTTCGACCACCGACACTGAAGGGCACCGAAAGTGCAGTTGAGTGCgaaagctggcttgatgatattgaaatgctcTTTGATTCCCTTGAATACACTGATGAACGGCGAGTGAAATTGGTTGGACATCAACTGCAAAAAGTGGCCAAGAACTGGTGGCTGACCAcgaagagagcattggagcatcgcGGCACAGAAATTAcctggaaagtttttaaagccGAGttctatcaacgattctttcctgtgtcctaccgaaaagacaaaggtgctAAATTTGCTAACTTAAGACAGGGACAATTGAATATcgaagaatatgttgctaagttctcgacattgctccgatttgctgtTCATGTTGCCGAGAGTGATGAGGCCATGGTAGACCAGTTTATTAATGGCCTAAATCCGGAAATCTTTACCTTCGTGAATACCGGTTGA